A genomic region of Mesobacillus jeotgali contains the following coding sequences:
- a CDS encoding ABC transporter ATP-binding protein, translated as MSSEILSITGLTKSYGSKEVLKGIDLKVDKGEIIGYIGPNGAGKSTTVKLMLGLEEGYSGQIEIFGEDIAKQGESYKRRIGYIPETSEMYDSLTAQEYLTFVAELYGMDYDDADRKAKQLFDVFGLAEVYQSRISSFSKGMRQKTLIVSSFLHNPDLLFLDEPLTGLDANSVMVFKEILAMFAAEGKTIFYSSHIMDVVEKISNRIVLLHGGHIVANGSFEELKSQSKEGSLENIFNQMTGFHEHQDRASEFVSIVKEG; from the coding sequence ATGTCTTCGGAAATATTATCAATCACTGGCCTGACAAAGTCGTATGGCAGCAAAGAGGTGCTGAAAGGAATAGATTTAAAGGTTGATAAAGGGGAAATCATCGGATACATAGGGCCTAACGGCGCGGGCAAAAGTACGACGGTAAAACTGATGCTTGGCCTTGAGGAAGGGTATTCCGGGCAGATTGAAATTTTTGGAGAGGATATTGCGAAGCAGGGTGAAAGCTACAAACGGAGAATCGGTTATATTCCTGAGACTTCTGAAATGTATGATTCGCTTACGGCCCAGGAGTATTTGACGTTCGTTGCCGAGCTGTATGGGATGGATTATGACGATGCGGACAGGAAAGCGAAGCAGCTATTCGATGTGTTCGGGCTTGCTGAGGTCTATCAATCCCGGATTTCCTCTTTTTCGAAAGGGATGAGGCAGAAGACGCTGATTGTATCTAGCTTTTTACATAATCCTGATTTGCTGTTCCTTGATGAACCGTTGACGGGTCTGGATGCGAACAGTGTGATGGTTTTTAAAGAGATTCTTGCCATGTTCGCTGCTGAAGGGAAGACGATTTTTTATTCATCACATATCATGGACGTCGTCGAGAAAATCAGCAATCGGATCGTTTTGCTGCATGGCGGTCATATCGTGGCAAATGGCAGTTTTGAAGAATTGAAGAGTCAGAGCAAAGAAGGGTCACTTGAGAATATATTCAATCAAATGACCGGCTTCCATGAGCACCAGGATCGTGCCTCTGAATTTGTATCCATCGTTAAGGAGGGGTAA
- a CDS encoding TetR/AcrR family transcriptional regulator: MKETSRDKLISTASRLFQLQGYHGTGLNHILKESGAPKGSLYYYFPDGKEQLAVESVRMTAEHVRDRIKRGLDQKTHAIEAIQGFIEKMAEQYQNDDSQEGVPIAAVALETALFSEPIRKACQNGYEGFQQVFTDKLLESGYEEGRARELGIVINTMIEGAFLLSFTMGNNEPLLLAAKNIPALLK, encoded by the coding sequence ATGAAGGAGACTTCAAGGGATAAATTGATCAGTACAGCATCTCGGTTGTTCCAGCTTCAGGGATACCATGGAACGGGCTTGAACCATATCTTGAAGGAAAGCGGAGCACCGAAGGGTTCTTTATACTATTACTTTCCTGATGGAAAGGAACAGCTTGCGGTTGAGTCTGTTCGAATGACTGCCGAGCATGTCAGGGATCGCATTAAACGGGGGCTGGATCAAAAAACTCACGCCATTGAAGCGATTCAGGGTTTTATAGAAAAAATGGCAGAGCAATATCAGAATGATGACAGCCAAGAGGGAGTTCCAATTGCGGCAGTCGCACTTGAGACCGCTCTTTTCAGCGAACCAATCAGGAAAGCGTGCCAAAATGGCTATGAAGGTTTCCAGCAAGTGTTTACTGACAAACTGCTTGAATCGGGCTATGAAGAAGGCAGGGCAAGGGAACTCGGAATCGTCATTAACACAATGATAGAAGGCGCTTTTTTGTTGTCATTCACGATGGGAAACAATGAACCCCTGTTATTAGCAGCAAAAAATATTCCAGCACTATTGAAGTAA
- a CDS encoding SDR family oxidoreductase, with protein sequence MTILVTGFNGKVGYEVAERLKEKQVPMKCAVRNVERARERHGSEFDFVALDFSKPDTFDEALEGVNGIFLMYPPGDRIEFDAFVTQAKKKGVCHIVYLSVKDVQFMPFIHHFKNEKLIKKSGITYTFLRAGYFMQNLNDFLYKELKERKRIFVPAGKGKTSFVDARDIAEVAAIALGRPEEHANEKYVITGDEALDFYEVATIMSEVLGTKIAYSNPTVKEFKNYMISSDSDESFINVVAGIHIPTKLGLAKGIKDDFEKVTGRKPSSIRKYIEDYKEVWL encoded by the coding sequence ATGACGATATTGGTGACTGGATTCAATGGTAAGGTTGGTTATGAGGTGGCGGAGAGATTAAAGGAGAAACAAGTTCCGATGAAATGTGCTGTCCGAAATGTGGAACGGGCGAGAGAGCGGCATGGTTCCGAGTTTGATTTTGTTGCACTTGATTTTTCAAAGCCAGACACGTTTGATGAGGCATTGGAAGGAGTAAATGGGATTTTTCTGATGTATCCTCCCGGAGATCGCATTGAGTTTGATGCCTTTGTCACACAAGCTAAGAAGAAGGGCGTCTGCCATATCGTCTACCTTTCGGTTAAGGATGTCCAATTCATGCCATTCATCCACCATTTTAAAAATGAAAAGTTAATAAAGAAGTCTGGAATTACCTATACATTTTTGCGCGCAGGTTATTTCATGCAGAATTTAAATGACTTTTTATATAAGGAGCTAAAAGAGCGGAAACGCATTTTTGTGCCTGCAGGAAAAGGCAAGACTAGTTTTGTCGATGCCAGGGATATTGCCGAAGTAGCGGCGATTGCACTGGGCAGACCGGAAGAGCATGCAAATGAAAAATATGTCATAACCGGAGATGAAGCGCTGGATTTTTATGAGGTAGCCACTATCATGTCGGAAGTTCTCGGGACAAAAATAGCTTACTCTAACCCTACAGTAAAAGAATTCAAAAATTACATGATATCCTCTGATAGCGATGAAAGTTTTATAAATGTTGTTGCCGGCATCCACATTCCAACTAAACTGGGCCTGGCAAAAGGCATAAAGGATGATTTTGAAAAGGTAACTGGAAGAAAGCCGTCCAGCATCAGGAAATATATCGAGGATTATAAAGAAGTGTGGCTTTAG
- a CDS encoding ABC transporter ATP-binding protein gives MKKPIVEIKNLKKVIGDKTIIHGISMDVFPGEVFGFLGPNGAGKTTTIRMMVGLMGITEGEVLINGFSIEKNFEKAISHVGGIIENPEMYKFLSGYDNLLQYARMLPNPVKRNRIDEIVKLVGLEKRIHEKVKGYSLGMRQRLGLAQALLHSPALLILDEPTNGLDPAGIREIRTYIRKVAHEEGIAVFVSSHMLSEMQLMCDRIGIIQDGHLVSVETVGDFVGDTVNTVIEVEPIEKAREFVEQTFSELNPKINGNELLVSASREKVPALVKALAENEFSIYKISTGNRTLEEKFLEMTEGR, from the coding sequence ATGAAAAAACCGATAGTTGAAATAAAGAATTTAAAGAAAGTGATTGGAGATAAAACGATTATCCATGGAATCAGCATGGATGTTTTTCCGGGTGAGGTGTTCGGGTTTCTTGGGCCGAATGGGGCGGGAAAGACGACGACAATCAGGATGATGGTTGGGTTGATGGGCATTACGGAAGGGGAAGTGCTGATCAATGGGTTCAGCATTGAGAAGAACTTTGAGAAAGCAATTTCGCATGTTGGCGGAATCATTGAGAATCCGGAGATGTACAAGTTCCTTTCAGGTTATGATAATTTGCTTCAATATGCACGGATGCTGCCGAATCCTGTGAAAAGGAATAGAATCGATGAGATCGTGAAGCTGGTAGGGCTTGAAAAAAGGATTCATGAAAAGGTCAAGGGCTATTCACTCGGAATGAGGCAGAGGCTTGGACTCGCCCAGGCATTATTGCATTCGCCAGCTTTATTGATTCTCGATGAGCCGACAAATGGCCTGGACCCTGCCGGTATAAGGGAAATCCGTACTTACATCCGCAAGGTCGCTCATGAAGAAGGGATCGCCGTCTTTGTGTCCAGCCATATGCTTTCGGAGATGCAGCTGATGTGTGACCGGATTGGAATTATCCAGGATGGACATCTGGTGAGCGTGGAAACAGTCGGAGACTTTGTCGGGGATACGGTGAACACTGTAATTGAGGTTGAACCGATTGAAAAAGCAAGGGAGTTTGTTGAACAGACGTTTTCTGAGCTCAATCCAAAGATCAACGGAAACGAACTGCTGGTTTCTGCCAGTCGTGAAAAGGTGCCCGCACTAGTTAAGGCTCTAGCGGAAAATGAGTTCAGCATCTATAAGATTTCTACTGGGAATAGAACCTTGGAGGAAAAATTCCTGGAAATGACGGAGGGAAGATAA
- a CDS encoding ABC transporter permease, producing the protein MSHFFRLIHNENIKIYKRMGTWVMIGILVLVVALVGIFTKFVLDPGSNADWKSQLSAENAQLTESLESAPMLEAQKRLLKERIALNEYRIEHDLAPIERDSLWGYMVDATTFTGIAALFTIVIAAGMVASEFSWGTVKLLLIRPVSRTKVLLAKYASTLLFALLMLVLLFSTSFLFGMIFFGFSGAETPYLSYSNGRVIEQNMVTHIIELFGFRSIDLIMMVTLAFMISTVFRSSSLAIGISLFLMFTGPQIVQLLSQYDWVKYILFANTDLQQYTTGTPLAEGMTMTFSIVMLLIYFGLFTFLSLFIFNKRDVAA; encoded by the coding sequence GTGAGCCATTTTTTCAGACTGATTCATAATGAAAACATAAAAATTTATAAACGTATGGGAACATGGGTGATGATTGGAATACTGGTGCTCGTCGTTGCCCTTGTTGGTATTTTTACAAAGTTTGTCCTGGACCCCGGCAGCAATGCTGACTGGAAGTCACAGCTGAGCGCTGAAAATGCGCAATTGACAGAGAGCCTGGAGTCAGCGCCGATGCTTGAAGCCCAAAAGCGACTGTTGAAGGAAAGAATCGCCTTAAATGAATACCGAATCGAACATGATCTTGCGCCAATTGAACGGGATTCACTTTGGGGCTATATGGTTGATGCGACGACATTCACCGGGATTGCGGCCTTGTTTACGATTGTGATTGCTGCTGGGATGGTAGCAAGTGAATTTTCATGGGGGACAGTCAAGCTGCTGCTGATTCGCCCTGTGAGCAGAACCAAAGTACTCCTGGCGAAATATGCTTCGACCCTGTTGTTCGCACTTTTGATGCTCGTTTTATTATTCAGCACTTCTTTCCTGTTTGGAATGATCTTTTTCGGCTTCAGCGGAGCGGAAACTCCATATCTTTCTTACAGCAATGGCAGGGTTATCGAGCAGAATATGGTCACCCATATTATTGAGCTGTTTGGATTCAGGAGCATTGACTTGATTATGATGGTCACTCTTGCTTTCATGATTTCGACTGTATTCCGCAGCAGCTCGCTCGCCATCGGAATTTCCTTGTTCCTGATGTTTACGGGTCCGCAGATCGTCCAGCTTTTAAGCCAGTACGACTGGGTGAAGTACATCCTGTTTGCGAACACAGATCTTCAGCAGTACACCACGGGGACACCGCTGGCTGAAGGAATGACAATGACATTTTCAATCGTGATGCTGCTGATTTATTTCGGGCTGTTTACTTTTCTATCATTGTTCATTTTTAACAAGCGTGACGTTGCAGCTTAA
- a CDS encoding response regulator transcription factor gives MEEDLILIVEDEHEIAELVRDYLEAEGYRSVLAFDGLDGLNQFIEHRPTVAVLDVMLPKMDGIELCRRIRAESNIPIIIMSAKKSDTDKIIGLGIGADDYVTKPFSPGELVARIKAQLRRFKHLSVQKETENTIRYPGLEINLKEYTVLADGRQVELSAKEFQMLAFMAANKGQVFTKEQLLENVWGYQHVGDTNTITVYVRKLREKIEPNPSEPQFIKTVWGIGYKFDGGS, from the coding sequence ATGGAAGAAGATTTGATTTTAATTGTGGAAGATGAACATGAGATTGCCGAGCTTGTCCGTGATTACCTGGAAGCGGAAGGATATCGCAGTGTTCTGGCTTTTGACGGGCTTGACGGATTGAATCAATTTATTGAACATAGGCCCACGGTGGCAGTGCTCGATGTCATGCTGCCAAAAATGGATGGGATTGAGCTTTGCCGCAGGATCAGGGCTGAATCTAATATTCCGATCATTATCATGAGCGCGAAGAAGAGTGATACTGATAAAATCATTGGACTTGGCATTGGCGCGGATGATTATGTCACCAAACCGTTCAGCCCGGGGGAGCTTGTTGCCCGGATCAAGGCGCAGCTGAGAAGGTTTAAGCACTTGTCAGTCCAGAAGGAAACTGAAAATACGATTAGATATCCTGGACTTGAAATTAACTTGAAAGAATATACCGTTCTAGCGGACGGAAGGCAGGTCGAACTTTCAGCAAAGGAATTCCAGATGCTCGCCTTCATGGCAGCCAATAAAGGCCAGGTGTTTACAAAGGAACAGCTGCTCGAAAACGTTTGGGGCTATCAGCATGTCGGTGATACGAACACGATCACCGTTTATGTAAGGAAGCTTCGTGAAAAAATTGAACCTAACCCGTCAGAACCTCAGTTTATTAAAACTGTCTGGGGAATCGGCTATAAGTTCGATGGTGGCAGCTAA
- a CDS encoding sensor histidine kinase, whose translation MRWGLKPRLILAFVSIIIVPIAAAILFMTFYSAGMEERAGRSEDELDVLLSEVKTTINENAQYLEDPDLFYEKVKPLMQKYQIGLTVYSSEGETIFNSSGYQKRQEASIWLDRLGKLNVDVLTQEHGELSAEIQANSLSVPPFSQFKEMIYAILGAIGIGLSVLLALILLWTWYISKTILHPLKEIYHATEEVIDGNLDYKIRYGKQDEIGRFIHGFDLMRDHLKKSIEQQQQYERARKQLIASISHDLRTPLASIKGYVEGLEDGIAKNEEMQKKYYSVIKSKTNQLDRLIEDLFEFSKFELEQLSIDKNLVNSFEFFQEAFHSAQLDYQGVELVLADPLPSVSLQIDSDRIKQVMANLVENAVKYGGTSILLKVENQSGYLHVSIKDNGQGIVEEDLPFIFNPLFRGEKSRSRESGGTGLGLAIVKYIVEAHGGEIRAISEPGKGSEFTFTLPLYLKQAK comes from the coding sequence ATGAGGTGGGGGCTGAAACCGCGGTTGATTCTCGCTTTTGTCAGTATTATCATTGTGCCGATTGCGGCAGCGATTTTGTTCATGACCTTTTATTCGGCAGGTATGGAAGAGCGGGCGGGCAGGAGCGAAGATGAACTCGACGTGCTTTTGTCAGAGGTTAAGACAACGATTAATGAGAATGCCCAGTACCTTGAGGATCCCGATCTTTTTTACGAAAAAGTGAAGCCGTTGATGCAAAAATACCAGATTGGATTGACTGTTTATTCCTCAGAGGGCGAGACTATATTCAACTCTTCGGGGTATCAAAAGAGACAGGAAGCATCCATATGGCTGGACCGATTGGGAAAGCTTAATGTTGACGTGCTGACACAGGAGCATGGCGAGTTGTCTGCGGAAATCCAGGCTAATTCGCTCTCCGTACCTCCATTTAGTCAGTTCAAAGAAATGATTTATGCCATCCTCGGAGCGATTGGTATTGGCCTGTCGGTATTGCTTGCGCTGATTTTGCTATGGACATGGTATATTTCCAAGACGATCCTTCACCCTCTAAAGGAAATATATCATGCGACAGAGGAAGTCATTGATGGGAACCTTGACTATAAAATCAGATATGGAAAGCAGGATGAAATCGGCAGGTTCATCCATGGCTTTGACCTGATGCGTGACCACTTGAAAAAGTCAATAGAACAGCAGCAGCAATATGAGCGGGCGCGTAAGCAACTGATCGCAAGCATCTCCCATGACTTACGGACACCGCTTGCCTCGATCAAGGGCTATGTGGAAGGGTTGGAAGACGGGATTGCCAAGAATGAGGAGATGCAAAAAAAGTATTATTCAGTCATCAAATCAAAGACAAACCAGCTGGACAGGCTGATCGAAGACTTGTTTGAGTTCTCGAAGTTTGAGCTCGAGCAGCTTTCAATAGATAAGAATCTTGTGAACAGCTTTGAGTTTTTCCAGGAGGCTTTTCATAGTGCGCAATTGGACTATCAGGGAGTAGAATTAGTGCTTGCTGATCCACTGCCATCCGTCAGTCTCCAAATAGACAGCGACAGGATCAAGCAAGTCATGGCGAACTTGGTTGAGAATGCAGTCAAGTACGGCGGGACGAGTATCCTGTTGAAAGTAGAGAACCAGAGCGGATATCTCCATGTAAGCATTAAGGATAATGGACAAGGAATCGTAGAAGAAGATCTGCCATTCATATTCAATCCATTATTCCGCGGTGAAAAATCTCGTTCAAGGGAATCTGGCGGTACCGGTCTGGGCCTTGCGATCGTAAAATATATCGTCGAAGCGCACGGTGGTGAAATCAGGGCTATAAGCGAGCCGGGCAAAGGAAGCGAATTTACATTTACCCTGCCTTTATATTTGAAGCAGGCTAAATAA
- a CDS encoding YwaF family protein — protein MFSVTGMQGFELFSAEHLVTLGLFLGVCLGLVLFRNQIKPHKNVLKWIIFWTLVVCQVSHQMWLILTGQWQIGDLPLHMCSLSSFLAMYLFLRKSVKGFYVLYFIGTLPAVLAMVTPEMSYTFPHFDYIEYFLNHSAIPIAALYFILFEGYRVPRKAILFTYLVVNIIAVPIFIFNFLFDTNFFYLASPTEAKTILSFFGSGIMYYLNLEVAALIVFSITYVPMWQLIKRENRRRLVGLYHK, from the coding sequence ATGTTTTCTGTTACGGGAATGCAGGGTTTTGAACTGTTTTCTGCTGAGCACCTGGTTACCCTGGGACTTTTCCTTGGTGTTTGTCTTGGATTGGTGCTATTCAGAAATCAAATCAAGCCGCATAAAAATGTTTTGAAATGGATTATATTTTGGACTCTGGTGGTGTGCCAGGTTTCTCATCAAATGTGGCTCATCCTCACCGGCCAATGGCAAATCGGGGACCTGCCTTTACACATGTGTTCGCTCAGCTCCTTTCTGGCGATGTACTTGTTTTTAAGAAAGAGTGTGAAAGGATTTTACGTGCTCTACTTCATTGGCACCTTGCCGGCAGTTTTAGCCATGGTTACACCTGAAATGTCTTACACCTTTCCTCATTTCGACTATATTGAATACTTCCTCAACCACTCAGCCATTCCGATTGCCGCATTGTATTTCATCCTTTTTGAAGGCTACAGAGTTCCCCGCAAAGCCATTCTTTTCACTTATCTTGTCGTGAACATAATTGCCGTTCCAATCTTCATTTTCAATTTCCTGTTTGATACGAACTTCTTCTATTTGGCGAGTCCGACAGAAGCTAAAACAATCCTATCGTTCTTTGGCAGCGGCATCATGTATTATCTGAATCTTGAAGTTGCGGCACTGATCGTATTTAGCATCACATATGTCCCGATGTGGCAGCTGATTAAGAGAGAGAACCGAAGACGGCTGGTCGGCTTGTATCATAAGTAA
- a CDS encoding acetate uptake transporter, with protein MDTQNQTQIKVTTADPSALGLFGLAMVTLVASSQKLGFTDGVSLIIPWAIFLGGLAQLYAAILDAKHNNIFGMTAFGAFGLFWFGVGTTWLIQLGFFGESLAADGDVKQLGMAFIGYLIFSVFMTIGALETNKVLFFIFVLIDFLFIGLSLSSFDIFHEASHMLAAVAELGIAILSFYGSAANVLNTHFGKVVLPIGKPFGIFKK; from the coding sequence ATGGATACTCAGAATCAAACACAGATTAAAGTTACAACAGCAGATCCATCAGCGCTAGGTTTGTTTGGACTGGCTATGGTTACATTAGTAGCATCATCCCAGAAACTGGGGTTCACAGATGGCGTATCACTCATCATCCCTTGGGCAATTTTCCTTGGTGGACTAGCACAGCTTTATGCGGCAATCCTTGATGCCAAGCATAATAATATCTTTGGAATGACCGCTTTCGGTGCGTTCGGACTCTTCTGGTTCGGTGTCGGAACGACCTGGCTGATTCAGCTAGGATTTTTCGGTGAAAGCCTTGCAGCTGACGGCGACGTGAAGCAATTGGGAATGGCCTTCATCGGCTATTTGATTTTCAGTGTCTTCATGACGATTGGAGCCCTGGAAACAAATAAAGTCCTGTTCTTTATTTTCGTATTGATTGACTTCTTATTTATTGGACTATCATTAAGTTCATTTGATATCTTCCATGAGGCATCGCATATGCTGGCAGCCGTAGCTGAACTGGGAATTGCAATTCTTTCCTTCTACGGATCAGCAGCCAATGTGCTGAACACCCACTTTGGAAAAGTTGTCCTGCCAATTGGCAAGCCATTCGGGATTTTCAAGAAATAA
- a CDS encoding class F sortase: MKQFYPIIAVLILALVLAGCSTQSDAVSNEETQTPNANGQQAESLADASTKTKIEIIKDKRTGIVPASIEIPAIKVNTKIENVGTLSDGRMDVPKNPDNVGWYEPGTLPGAPGNAVLAGHVDDLTSPAVFYDLHKLKKGDKIIVKNQNGDPLTFEVYDQKTFPRLDAPIEDIFGFSYASTLNLITCSGDYDAETTERAERTVIYTKLVEEKKDSL; encoded by the coding sequence TTGAAGCAATTTTATCCTATAATTGCTGTCCTGATTCTAGCCCTGGTACTGGCAGGCTGCTCCACACAGTCAGATGCTGTATCAAATGAAGAAACTCAGACACCAAATGCAAATGGTCAACAAGCTGAGTCATTGGCTGATGCTTCAACAAAAACAAAGATTGAGATTATTAAAGACAAGCGGACAGGAATCGTTCCAGCCTCAATTGAAATTCCTGCTATTAAGGTCAATACCAAAATCGAGAATGTAGGCACATTAAGCGATGGGCGCATGGATGTTCCCAAAAATCCTGACAATGTCGGCTGGTATGAACCTGGAACACTGCCAGGAGCGCCTGGAAATGCGGTCCTCGCCGGCCATGTAGACGACCTGACAAGCCCCGCCGTTTTCTATGACCTTCATAAACTGAAAAAAGGCGACAAAATCATCGTAAAAAATCAAAATGGCGACCCTTTAACCTTTGAGGTCTACGACCAAAAAACCTTCCCGCGCCTGGATGCCCCTATTGAAGACATCTTTGGCTTTTCATATGCCAGCACCCTCAACCTGATTACATGCAGCGGTGACTATGACGCCGAAACAACGGAACGGGCTGAACGGACCGTAATTTATACCAAATTGGTTGAGGAAAAAAAGGATAGCCTCTGA
- a CDS encoding copper amine oxidase: protein MNFKKAAIAVPLSLSLLLPVAANSASAHDHAKPTVSDSAVDLRATLDQLLSEHVYLAVETMRKGVDGAKDFEQSAAALQGNTDDLSAAIASVYGDEAGAKFKDMWSAHIGFFVDYVKGTAGNDEAAKKAALDELAQYKEDFSNFLSTATEKRLEADALADGLQMHVDQLVGAFNAYVEGDYEKAYEYEREAIHHMYMVSKGLSNAIVMQFPDKFENHKAVSPAADLRSDLNYLLSEHAGLAVTAMQNGIDGSKDFEASAAALSANTDDLSAAIASVYGDEAGEQFKQMWATHIGHFVDYVKATGANDEDGKKAALAALAQYKIEFSKFLETATDGRLPADALAEGLQMHVDQLIKAFDTYTAEDYASTYPAVREAYGHMFGTSKGLSGAIVDQFPDKFNAEMPSEMPKTGLGGTANQAVPFEAVLLSTLLALIAAGFVTMRRLADKK, encoded by the coding sequence ATGAATTTTAAAAAAGCAGCGATTGCCGTACCACTTAGCCTATCCCTCTTACTGCCTGTTGCAGCAAACTCAGCTTCAGCGCATGATCACGCAAAGCCCACAGTATCAGATTCAGCAGTTGATTTAAGAGCTACCCTTGACCAACTCCTTAGTGAACATGTTTATTTAGCAGTTGAAACGATGCGTAAAGGTGTCGATGGCGCCAAGGACTTTGAACAATCTGCCGCCGCCCTTCAAGGAAACACCGATGATTTAAGCGCAGCGATTGCGTCTGTGTATGGAGATGAAGCAGGTGCGAAATTCAAGGATATGTGGTCGGCTCACATTGGTTTCTTTGTCGACTATGTAAAAGGAACAGCGGGGAACGACGAAGCAGCAAAGAAAGCTGCCCTTGATGAACTGGCGCAATACAAAGAAGACTTCTCTAATTTCCTTTCCACAGCAACAGAAAAACGCCTGGAAGCGGATGCCCTTGCTGATGGATTGCAAATGCATGTAGATCAGCTGGTTGGTGCGTTCAATGCCTATGTTGAAGGTGATTATGAAAAAGCGTATGAATACGAACGTGAGGCAATCCATCATATGTACATGGTGAGCAAAGGGCTGTCCAATGCGATCGTCATGCAGTTCCCGGATAAATTTGAAAACCACAAGGCCGTATCTCCGGCAGCTGATTTACGCTCCGATTTGAACTACCTGCTTTCTGAGCATGCCGGCCTGGCCGTTACAGCGATGCAAAATGGCATTGATGGTTCAAAGGATTTTGAAGCATCAGCTGCGGCTCTTTCTGCCAATACCGATGACTTGAGTGCTGCGATTGCATCTGTATATGGCGACGAAGCTGGCGAGCAATTCAAACAGATGTGGGCCACCCATATCGGTCATTTTGTAGACTATGTAAAAGCGACTGGCGCAAACGATGAAGACGGCAAAAAAGCAGCCCTTGCCGCTCTTGCCCAGTATAAAATTGAATTTTCGAAGTTCCTCGAAACAGCCACAGATGGCAGACTTCCGGCAGATGCCCTGGCAGAAGGATTGCAAATGCATGTGGACCAGCTGATCAAAGCTTTCGATACCTACACAGCTGAAGATTATGCAAGCACCTACCCTGCAGTAAGGGAAGCTTATGGACATATGTTTGGAACATCAAAAGGTCTTTCAGGAGCAATCGTAGACCAGTTCCCTGACAAGTTCAACGCAGAAATGCCAAGCGAAATGCCAAAGACTGGTTTGGGCGGTACCGCAAATCAAGCAGTTCCATTTGAGGCAGTCTTGTTATCAACCCTGCTTGCTTTAATCGCTGCAGGATTTGTAACAATGCGCCGTCTTGCCGATAAAAAATAA
- a CDS encoding anti-sigma factor: protein MTDHKTCECLLDYFNDTLTDEEKSQFEHHLATCKDCRDELQELNMLTADLPFSAELIEPNEGMKDRVLASVFEETEQPQEFEKTAETTKFEKTADTKEIEKTADTKETKRRSYRWLQPLLAASLLLSLSANAYFYLNQNGQEISNPPREGTDEIVKQVQLAVSEGYEGNAEAAMIKKEEGMALVVQASNLKPLTGTEAYQVWLIDEAGEKFRAGTFRTNSEGNGAVTYSVNYEGEHNWTTIAVTLEPTPDSKQPKGEIVLASQL, encoded by the coding sequence ATGACCGACCATAAGACATGTGAATGTTTACTGGATTATTTTAATGACACACTGACAGACGAAGAAAAATCACAGTTTGAGCATCATCTAGCCACTTGCAAAGATTGCCGGGATGAGCTGCAGGAACTGAATATGCTGACAGCTGACCTTCCTTTTTCAGCAGAACTGATAGAGCCAAATGAAGGAATGAAGGACCGGGTCCTTGCTTCTGTTTTTGAAGAGACAGAACAACCTCAGGAATTTGAGAAGACAGCAGAAACTACGAAATTTGAGAAGACAGCAGATACTAAGGAAATTGAAAAAACAGCGGATACTAAGGAAACCAAACGCCGAAGTTACAGATGGCTTCAGCCTCTTCTGGCCGCGTCATTGCTTCTCTCTCTATCGGCTAACGCATACTTCTATTTGAACCAAAATGGCCAGGAAATCAGCAATCCACCGCGGGAAGGAACGGATGAAATCGTAAAGCAGGTTCAATTGGCGGTTTCGGAAGGATACGAAGGAAATGCTGAAGCAGCCATGATCAAAAAGGAAGAAGGAATGGCTCTTGTTGTCCAGGCGAGCAATCTTAAGCCTTTAACCGGCACTGAAGCCTACCAGGTTTGGCTGATCGATGAAGCCGGCGAAAAGTTCAGGGCAGGAACTTTCCGTACAAACTCCGAAGGCAATGGTGCCGTTACGTACTCGGTTAATTACGAAGGGGAGCATAATTGGACCACAATCGCGGTCACGCTTGAACCTACTCCTGACAGCAAACAGCCAAAAGGAGAGATTGTTTTAGCCTCTCAGTTATAA